In Runella sp. SP2, the genomic window CGCCAGGAGAAAAGCGCAGTTACACCCTTGATATTGAAATCATTACCGACTCAGCCGCGCTTCGCGACTTTGTTGGGCACCCCTAATTATACACACACAATTTTCATTCATTAACTCTTAACAAGTGCAATTGCACCCCCTGAAAAAATGGCAAATTCAAGTATAGCAGCAAAAGCATTAGAGCAAGGACAAGGTATTTTACGGCTTGCCCCTACGTGGGTTCCGCGCTCGTTTTGCGTTCCTGGTCGTCGTATCAAACTTCACCCTGACGATTATTATGTACTAGGTGGTGTTCGTGGTGGTATCGACGAGCGTTGGCTTTCTTCTACCACTCCTGCCAAAAATGGTCCACTTACGGGCGAACACGAAGGTTTGAGCAAAGTAGTTTTTGAAGAAAATGGACAAACCGAACAAGTGTTGTTGAAAGACGTCATTGAAGAATTAAAGGGCGAAATCGTTGGCGACCGTCTTTGGGACGAATACCAAAGCTGGCCAATGTATTCAAAATTCTTTGACAACATGGGGCCACTGCCGCACCATATCCACCACAACGACGAAAAGGCAGCTTTGGTAGGGCAAAACGGAAAACCCGAAGCCTATTATTTCCCTCCCCAACTCAACAACCACGGTGGTGATTTCCCCTATACTTTCTTCGGAATTACGCCAGGTACTACCAAAGAACAAATCAAGCAATGCTTGATGGACTTCAATAAAGGTGACAACAAAATCACTAATTTCTCGTCGGCTTATAAATTAGAACCGGGTACAGGCTGGGACGTTCCTCCAGGAATTTTGCACGCGCCAGGTAGCTTGTGCACCTACGAGCCACAAAAAGCTTCCGATATTTTTGCTATGTACCAAAGCCTTGTGAATGAAGCAATTGTACCAGAAGAGTTGCTTTGGAATGGCACACCACAAGACAAAATGGGTGACTATGACGAGTTGGTTTCGGTGATTGACTGGGAGGCCAATGTTGACCCCAATTTTGCCGCCAATCACTTTATGATGCCTAGGCCCGTACATCCGTTGGAAGAAATGCAAGCCCAAGGATACGTAGAAAACTGGATTTGTTATCGTTCTGAGGCATACAGTGCCAAAGAACTCACCGTCTTGCCAGGCGCTACCGTTACCATTACCGACAACGCGGCGTACGGCTTAATCATGATGCAAGGACACGGCAAAATGGGCGTGTGGAACATCGAAACGCCTGCCTTGATTCGTTACGGACAATTGACCAACGATGAGTTTTTTGTCACTGAAAACGCAGCGAAAGCAGGTGTTACCATTACCAACTATTCGTCAACAGACCCTATCGTGATGTTGAAGCACTTCGGGCCTAATAACCCTGATTTGGTCGTAGTGAAGTAGTTGTGTTAGTTATCTGTTAATTGGAAACTGTTATCCGTTAACTGGAAACTGGATTATTGCTATTCTTACATTGCTGATACTCAACACCATTAACAGATAACAATTAACTGATAACGGCTAACAGACACTCACATAAAACTGAACATTCATAAACAAACCTTTTAGACAATGGCAGAAAACAATTTTCCAAAACTCCACAACGCCACTTGGCCTGGGATTGTGGGTAAAGGCCCTGATTCAGAGCCTGCAATTGCATTTGA contains:
- a CDS encoding class I mannose-6-phosphate isomerase, encoding MANSSIAAKALEQGQGILRLAPTWVPRSFCVPGRRIKLHPDDYYVLGGVRGGIDERWLSSTTPAKNGPLTGEHEGLSKVVFEENGQTEQVLLKDVIEELKGEIVGDRLWDEYQSWPMYSKFFDNMGPLPHHIHHNDEKAALVGQNGKPEAYYFPPQLNNHGGDFPYTFFGITPGTTKEQIKQCLMDFNKGDNKITNFSSAYKLEPGTGWDVPPGILHAPGSLCTYEPQKASDIFAMYQSLVNEAIVPEELLWNGTPQDKMGDYDELVSVIDWEANVDPNFAANHFMMPRPVHPLEEMQAQGYVENWICYRSEAYSAKELTVLPGATVTITDNAAYGLIMMQGHGKMGVWNIETPALIRYGQLTNDEFFVTENAAKAGVTITNYSSTDPIVMLKHFGPNNPDLVVVK